The Leptospira paudalimensis region TGACAGAACCACCTGGGTTTAAGAATTCTGCTTTGCCGAGAATTTCACAGCCAGTTTCTTCGCTTAATGAATTGATACGTATGAGGGGTGTATTTCCAATTGTGCCAATAAATCCGTTTCTAATATCTGTTTTCATGAGAATACACTTGACTCCTTATCATTAGACATCAATTTCCAAGTTTATGTACAAGTCCCTTCGTCAGTGGTTTGCACCAGCACCCGCGATCCCACAAAAATCGAAAGATGAAATTTCAACTCTTTATCCAAAACTAAGGTTCCAAGTATTAGAGTCGACTTTCATTGGTTATACGGTATACTACTTAACACGTAATAATTTTTCTCCCGTTTCGAAAGAAATTGGGGAAGCATTGTCATATTCCAAATCTGATTTGGGTGATATCTTAGCTGTAACTGCCATCACATATGGAATTGGAAAATTTTTTATGGGTGCACTATCCGATCGTTCCAATCCTAAAAAATTTATGGCAGTAGGATTATTACTCACCGCCATTCTAAATTTTTCATTTGGATTTGCGAATCATTATTGGATCCATTTAATTTTATGGGGAGCCAATGGACTTGTACAAGGAATGGGTTGGCCTCCCTGTGGTCGATCCCTGGGGCATTGGTATTCGGTTAGGGAAAGGGGTACTACATTTGCTTTTTGGAATATTGCACATAATATTGGAGGGGGGATTGTAGGAGTTGTTGCTTCTCATTCTGCAGCAAAATTTGGTTGGCAATATGCTTTTTTTGTGCCGGGTGTGATTGCCTTACTCGGAAGTATTTATTTGTACATTCGACTTGTGGACACACCTCAGTCTGAAGGACTTCCGCCAATAGAAGAGTATCGAAATGATTATCCACCAGAAGAAAAAGAAAATCATGAATCAGAATTAACCACCAAACAACTGATTGTTGAGCAAGTATTATTGAACAAATACATTTGGTTATTTGCCATCATCAATTTTTTTGTTTATATCGTCCGATATAGTTTAATTGATTGGGGTCCAACATATTTAAAAGAAACAAAAGGTGCTGATTTACTCGGAGGAGGTTATTCCACTTTGATTTTAGAATTTGGTGGAATTGGATCTACTATTCTTATGGGATGGGTATCCGACAAGTTTGACGGAAGAAGGGGAATGGTTAGTTTACTTTGTATCATTCCTATCTTTTTTGCATTTTTAGGAATTTTATTCAATCCTCCAGGTAATATTTGGATCGACTATGTTCTGTTTGGTTTGATTGGTTTGTTTATTTACCCACCAGTGATGTTGTTAGGTGTAGCGGGTATGGATTTTACATCCAAAAAAGCGGTTGGTACGGCCGCTGGTTTTATTGGGTTATTTGGATCACTCGGACGCACCGCACAAGGGAAAGGAATTGCTGTTTTATCAACAAATTATTCCTGGGATGTTGCCCTTGGAGCAATCCTTGTTTCCACTCTCATCGCAATTTTCCTTTTGATTTTTAGTTGGAATCTGCGTCCAAGAGGTTAAATCAATTGACGAACGAATTGTTTGGAATTCAATTTACGTGTTATGAATCTAGGCAAAAAAATCTCAATCGGAATCATTGGAATCATCGCAGTCCCCCTTGTCTTGGCAATATTTTTACCTTCGAATTACCAAGTAGAAAGGACAGTTGACATATCAAAACCAGCAAGTGATGTATTTGCATTCATTCGTTTGTTAAAGAACCAAGACCAATACAGTGTATGGGCAAAACGGGATCCCGATATGAAAAAGATTTTTAAAGGAGAAGACGGAACAGTTGGTTTTGTTTCTCGTTGGGAAAGCCAAGTGAAAGACGTTGGTGTCGGTGAACAAGAGATCAAAATGATCAATGCGGAAACATTAGAAATGCAAACCGAACTTCGATTTTTTGAACCGTTTGAAGGAACAGAAAGAAGTTATATGAAAGTTTCTTCTTTAGATCCCAAAAAATCAAAAGTAATTTGGGGTTTTGATGGATCCATGCCTTATCCTTTTAATTTAATGTTACTCTTTATGAATTTTGAAGAAATGATTGGAAATGATTTTGAAGAAGGTCTTTCCAACTTAAAACAAGTATTAGAAAAATAAGGTTTATTTCCCCTTTGAACAAACAAAATATCTATTGGCAACTCTACCAAGAGGATCCCATCATCAAACCAGGATTTCCATCTCCGATCCTGGCAGATCCTAGTTTTTTATTTCCTGAATCTTGCCCAGATGGTCTGTGGCATCTCTTTGCGCATAACATCTTCGGTGTGTTAGAGTATATTTCTGAGGATGGTATCCATTGGAAAAAAAAGAAATCCATTGTTAGAAATGCAATGCGACCTTTTATCTATTTTGAAGATGGAACGTATTATTTGTATTATGAAAAATACAAATTTTTACATGTCCTCATGTCTTGGTTTCCATATCGAAAATGGAAATCAAAAATTGAAGTGAAAACGAGCAAAGATTTAGTCCATTGGTCAGCTCCTAAAACCGTTATCGTACCAAAATTTCCATTTCATAAAGATCCAAACTTTGGTGAATCCGTGAGTAACCCTTGCCTTGTGAAATTTGGAAATAAGTACAGAATGTACTTTTCATCATCACTTGTAATGATTCCGGATTGTGGGTTTTGTGAACCAAAATACATTACGGTTGCAGAAGCCAGTTCCCCACTAGGTCCATTTTCGTATTTTTCAGATCCGATTTTGTCACCTAACGATATGGATCCATTTTGTAATTTGGGTGCAGGTTCCATTAAAGTGATCCCTTGGAAAGGTAGATACTTAGGGTTTCAAAATGGAATTTTTTGGAATCCCGTTAGGAAAGAATCTTGTTCGGCAATTCTATTTTTACAAAGTGAAGATGGAATCAATTTTGAACGAATCAACCAAACTCCGATCCTTGGGCCCACTGGGCGTGGTTGGAAAGCAAGCCATGTCTATGCTTGTGATGTGAAGTATTCGGAAGCCGAAAATATTTTTATTCTCTACTTTAACGCAAGAGACAAAGCACATTGGACAAAGGGAAAAGAAGCCATTGGACTGTTTGTTGGAAAGGTGGAAGAAACAAAAGAGAATCGTAAATTTAAGTCCACTTCCCAATCAAAAAAACAAGTGAGTCGTTCGCTTAAAAACAAACCGAAAGAGAAAGTGAAAGTGGCCACAAAAAAGATTCTATCAAAACCTAAATCAAAGAAGTCTAAATCCAAATGACAAAATCACTGATCGGACATTCAAAAGACTTAGGAGATAATTTTATCATTCGTCGTGTTCTTCCTGCCTTAGAAAAAAGGTCAGTAGGCCCCTTTGTTTTTTTTGATCACTTTGGACCTGTACCTGTGGTCACTGGTGAAGAACTTGTTGTCCGAGCCCATCCACATATTGGACTTGCTACCATTACTTTTTTGTATGATGGAGTGATTACACACCGAGATAGTTTAGAAGTAGAGATGGACATTCGACCCAATGAGACCAATTGGATGGTCGCAGGTTCTGGTATTGTTCATAGTGAACGATCTAAGTTTGATCCTAAATATGAAGTATTAGAAGGAATACAAACTTGGATTGCACTCCCAAAAGAGAAAGAACAGATACCTCCAAGTTTCCAACAACTTTCTGAAACAGAAATCCCTGTGATGAAACAAAAAGGATTAACATTTCGTTTGTTAGGTGGCAAATTTTTGGATTTAGAATCATCTGCAGTTGTACATTCACCACTTTTTTATGCAGACATCGATATAAAAATGGATGCTGGCCAAGTAGAATGGCAACTTTCATCTGAAGAAGAAGCTGGATTGTACATTGCCAGAGGTGCCATAGAATCAGAAGGGGAATCTTACTCGGTTGGAAGTATGGTTTTATTTGAAAAGGGAACGAAAGTATCCTTTAAAGCAAAACAAAACAGTCGTTTGATGTTACTTGGAGGAGAACCTATGAAGGAAAAACGTCATTTGTATTGGAACTTTGTCTCAACTAGCCAGGAATTGATTGATTCTGCTAAGGAAAGATGGGCAAAGGATGAATTTCCAAAAGTTCCAAACGAAACAGATCGGATTCCTTTACCCAACTAAATTTTATTTTTTATTTTAAAGCATCTGCTGCTTTTTTGTATTCGTCAGCTTCCGCACGGAATTCTTTTGCAAGATTCAAACAATGTTCTTTGAATTTTGCTTCGGAAACTGCTTTCCCACCTTTATTGCCAGCCATCTTTTCGTGGCGTTTTGCATTTTCTTCTTTTTCTTTTGCCATTGCATTTAGGTAAGAACGTGCTGCTTGTTTACTTTCTGGGGAATTTGCCTCTTTTATCATCAAATTCTCAAGATCAGACAACGCAAATAGCGAAGTGGAAGCTAACACGAGTAAAATGGAAATAAGTTTTTTCATAGAACCTCTCTTTACTCCATTATACCAAATGAATAGAAAAGTCAATAGGTCTTGTTATTGATATTTTACAGTATCGGTGCCACTGGACATAAAAGCAAGTTTTGTCCCAGGGGTAACACATGCTTGAATTGTCTCAGTAAAACCAGAAGCAGTCACAAAAAAAGTTTCTCCAGTTCCAACCGTTCGATTGAGTTCTGGGAAATAAATGGATCCGGAAACCGTGAAAAATATTCCAAAACAAACTGGATCAGATAACGGAGAAAAGGTGAAGTTTTGAGCTTGGTTGAATTCCCAAGATTCAAGCCTGAATTTGTCATTTGAAGTGAATAAAAATCTAGGGAATGGATGGTAATGTATCAGTTCTTTTTTTAGTTTTTCGTCGCCATTCGATTTTGAAAAATTTAACACGGAGAATGCTTTTTCTAAATGTAATTCTCTTGGTTTACCATCATCTCCAATTCTGCCGTAATCATAAACTCGGTAAGTAGAGTCAGAGGATTGTTGCACTTCTAAAAGTAAAACTCCACCACCTATCGCATGTATGGTCCCTGGATTTAAAAGAAATACATCGCCAGGTTTTACTTTCCATTTTTTGAGAACTGATTCTCCTAAATTTTCTTTAACGAGTGCTACATATTCATTGCGGTTTGTATGAATGTCAAATCCTACAACCAGTTCTGCCCCAGGATCTGCTGATAAAACATACCAACATTCTTTTTTACCATTGGACTGTGGATCATATTTGAGCGCATAATCATCGTTTGGGTGAACTTGGACAGATAGTTTTTCTTTTGCATCAATGACTTTTACGAGTAAGGGTAACCCTGAATTCGAAAATGGTTTTCCTAAAACTTCGTTGGGTGCTTTTTGAATGAGTTCAGTTAACGGAAGATTTGAAAATTCTGGATTTTGGATTTTAGAAACGTCAGAACCATAAACGGAAACTTCCCATGATTCTCCAATCAATCCTTCAGGGATACTTCGTCCCATGTGTGATTCCAGTTTCCTGCCACCCCAAATTTTTTCTTTATAAATTGGGGATAGAAATACGATTTTTGGAATCCTCTCCATTGGTTTCCTTTTTAGACAGCGGTCTTTGTCCGTAAAGGGATATTTTTATGGATGAGAAGTTTCACCCGTAGGATTTTTTTCTTAAAATGTGTGAAAGAATCAGGGCGAAATTTGGAAAGATCAAATTCAAAGATTTTGGATGGGATTAGAGTCGAAACTGGAAATTCTACATTGAGTTTTCGGTATCCTTTATAACTACCTCGGCCATTACACGCAGGACAATGTGGGTCACTTCCCATACAATCACGACATACAATTCGAACGGTAAGTGGGATCACGGCAATCACGGGTCGCAAAGTTTCCGATTCTTTTAAATCAATCACCAAATCATAATCAATGCCCGTAACCTTCCTACGATCTTTATTGCGAAAACCTTTTCTCATCAGCCCACGTTTGGCAAGGTCAATGATCCCTGTTGTAAATCGTACGCGTGATACTGGTAAAACAATAGGATGTTCTTCTAGTTTGCGTTTTAAAAAAGCTTTTGCATAATTTTTTTTGAACTCATCATCATACTGTTTTCGTGAATTACCAGTTAGAGTTTGGTACGCAAAATGAATGGATTGGAACTTGGCATAGGAGCCAGAGATGGGATTGTCGGGGTGGTACAGTTTAGCGAGACGACGGAAAGAAGATTTAATTTCTTCCGTCGTTGCTCCAAAAGGGATTTCTAATACTTCGTATAAATTGGTGTTTTGCGGTGGCATTAATTAACAAATCCCACCTAAATTCAACTAAGGTTCTTCGAAATCTCCACTCACAGAGATTTCCATTACAGATTCAGAAACCATTTTTGTTTCGAGTTTTCCTTTTGCTTGGATGTAACGATCAATGTTTCTTGCTACTTCACGGAGCCTGTCACGGTAAGCGGTTGCCAATCGAATTCGTTCCCAAGGGCTTTGGATTTTTTCCAATTCATAATTGAGAGTGTTGTCGTCAGCGTTTGTAACAGTGCGTACGGAAAGGATTAGTCCTTTCACTCCGCCAGCTGTACTGTTTTTGAGTTCGCGGTAGGTTGTGACTGGGTCTTTTCCTTTATCCGTTAATGACTTACGGGACCAAAAGGAAAGTTCATCAAGGGAAAAACCACCACCTTCAGCACCACCGCCACCTTTTAGTTTCATTACAAAACGGCT contains the following coding sequences:
- a CDS encoding LIC_12936 family protein; this translates as MRTSFVLIFTFLFTVGLFAADEKNEPVSQADSHKLNPDGSIALIPYNAKQQQKIDRIGKEVDDYHAMINEKIKFLSFEKKIKDSRYGQVSSAREIHLPYEPRYVMHSRFVMKLKGGGGAEGGGFSLDELSFWSRKSLTDKGKDPVTTYRELKNSTAGGVKGLILSVRTVTNADDNTLNYELEKIQSPWERIRLATAYRDRLREVARNIDRYIQAKGKLETKMVSESVMEISVSGDFEEP
- a CDS encoding SRPBCC family protein gives rise to the protein MNLGKKISIGIIGIIAVPLVLAIFLPSNYQVERTVDISKPASDVFAFIRLLKNQDQYSVWAKRDPDMKKIFKGEDGTVGFVSRWESQVKDVGVGEQEIKMINAETLEMQTELRFFEPFEGTERSYMKVSSLDPKKSKVIWGFDGSMPYPFNLMLLFMNFEEMIGNDFEEGLSNLKQVLEK
- a CDS encoding MFS transporter, with protein sequence MYKSLRQWFAPAPAIPQKSKDEISTLYPKLRFQVLESTFIGYTVYYLTRNNFSPVSKEIGEALSYSKSDLGDILAVTAITYGIGKFFMGALSDRSNPKKFMAVGLLLTAILNFSFGFANHYWIHLILWGANGLVQGMGWPPCGRSLGHWYSVRERGTTFAFWNIAHNIGGGIVGVVASHSAAKFGWQYAFFVPGVIALLGSIYLYIRLVDTPQSEGLPPIEEYRNDYPPEEKENHESELTTKQLIVEQVLLNKYIWLFAIINFFVYIVRYSLIDWGPTYLKETKGADLLGGGYSTLILEFGGIGSTILMGWVSDKFDGRRGMVSLLCIIPIFFAFLGILFNPPGNIWIDYVLFGLIGLFIYPPVMLLGVAGMDFTSKKAVGTAAGFIGLFGSLGRTAQGKGIAVLSTNYSWDVALGAILVSTLIAIFLLIFSWNLRPRG
- a CDS encoding type I phosphomannose isomerase catalytic subunit; the protein is MERIPKIVFLSPIYKEKIWGGRKLESHMGRSIPEGLIGESWEVSVYGSDVSKIQNPEFSNLPLTELIQKAPNEVLGKPFSNSGLPLLVKVIDAKEKLSVQVHPNDDYALKYDPQSNGKKECWYVLSADPGAELVVGFDIHTNRNEYVALVKENLGESVLKKWKVKPGDVFLLNPGTIHAIGGGVLLLEVQQSSDSTYRVYDYGRIGDDGKPRELHLEKAFSVLNFSKSNGDEKLKKELIHYHPFPRFLFTSNDKFRLESWEFNQAQNFTFSPLSDPVCFGIFFTVSGSIYFPELNRTVGTGETFFVTASGFTETIQACVTPGTKLAFMSSGTDTVKYQ
- a CDS encoding pirin family protein, translated to MTKSLIGHSKDLGDNFIIRRVLPALEKRSVGPFVFFDHFGPVPVVTGEELVVRAHPHIGLATITFLYDGVITHRDSLEVEMDIRPNETNWMVAGSGIVHSERSKFDPKYEVLEGIQTWIALPKEKEQIPPSFQQLSETEIPVMKQKGLTFRLLGGKFLDLESSAVVHSPLFYADIDIKMDAGQVEWQLSSEEEAGLYIARGAIESEGESYSVGSMVLFEKGTKVSFKAKQNSRLMLLGGEPMKEKRHLYWNFVSTSQELIDSAKERWAKDEFPKVPNETDRIPLPN
- a CDS encoding family 43 glycosylhydrolase; its protein translation is MNKQNIYWQLYQEDPIIKPGFPSPILADPSFLFPESCPDGLWHLFAHNIFGVLEYISEDGIHWKKKKSIVRNAMRPFIYFEDGTYYLYYEKYKFLHVLMSWFPYRKWKSKIEVKTSKDLVHWSAPKTVIVPKFPFHKDPNFGESVSNPCLVKFGNKYRMYFSSSLVMIPDCGFCEPKYITVAEASSPLGPFSYFSDPILSPNDMDPFCNLGAGSIKVIPWKGRYLGFQNGIFWNPVRKESCSAILFLQSEDGINFERINQTPILGPTGRGWKASHVYACDVKYSEAENIFILYFNARDKAHWTKGKEAIGLFVGKVEETKENRKFKSTSQSKKQVSRSLKNKPKEKVKVATKKILSKPKSKKSKSK
- a CDS encoding DnaJ domain-containing protein, translating into MPPQNTNLYEVLEIPFGATTEEIKSSFRRLAKLYHPDNPISGSYAKFQSIHFAYQTLTGNSRKQYDDEFKKNYAKAFLKRKLEEHPIVLPVSRVRFTTGIIDLAKRGLMRKGFRNKDRRKVTGIDYDLVIDLKESETLRPVIAVIPLTVRIVCRDCMGSDPHCPACNGRGSYKGYRKLNVEFPVSTLIPSKIFEFDLSKFRPDSFTHFKKKILRVKLLIHKNIPLRTKTAV
- a CDS encoding LIC_10421 family protein; the encoded protein is MKKLISILLVLASTSLFALSDLENLMIKEANSPESKQAARSYLNAMAKEKEENAKRHEKMAGNKGGKAVSEAKFKEHCLNLAKEFRAEADEYKKAADALK